DNA sequence from the Chryseobacterium indicum genome:
AAATAAAAATTCGCGGCTTCTACGAAGCCGCGAATTTTTACTATTATTGATCAATTTTCTATGCGCGTTTCACTAAGGAAAACAATGCTTTCCCGATCGTGAAAACAGCCACGGCAAGCAATCCTCCTGTAAGTCCAAGAATCACTTCTTTAAGAACCATAAGTATTTTATCTGAAGACCAGGATGGTAAAATATGGTGAAAATACTCTATTCGGTGAGCAAAAATTCCTCCGGCAACCATAATCAGGGCAATCGTTCCGATTACTCCTAAAGCTTTTATAACTATTGGAAGTGCTTTTACAAGAAGATGTCCCAGTTTTCCGATAATTCCTTTGTCATTACTTTTTCTGATCAGTTTAAATCCTGCATCATCCATTCTTACAATTAAAGCTACAATTCCGTAAACTCCTACTGTTGCAATAAAAGCCACCAATGAGGTTACCAGAATCTGGGTAATAAAAGGATGACTTTCCTCCAAAACCGTTCCTAAAGCAATAATTACAATTTCAATAGACAGAATAAAATCCGTTGTAATTGCTGATTTAATCTTTGCCTTTTCGGTTTCTTCAGAATTTAGATCTTCTTCTTCCGCCTCTTCTACGACTTCATGACCTTTTTTATCCCTGTGAAACAGAAATTCTATAATCTTTTCTACCCCTTCAAAAGCAAGATACAGACCTCCCAAAATCAAAACATAATTAATGGCAGGCGGATACAGCCAGTTTAACAGAAAAACAATCGGAAGAATAATAAGTTTGTTGATGAAAGATCCTTTTGTGATCGCCCAAAGTACCGGAAGCTCTCGTGAAGAAAGAAAGCCAGTCGCTTTTTCAGCATTTACAGCAAGATCATCTCCTAAGATTCCAGCCGTTTTCTGAGTTGCTATTTTACTTGTAACCGCTACATCATCCATTAACGCAGCAATATCATCCAAGATCGCAAAAAAACCAGATGCCATAAAATTTTAATGTTTTTTTAATGTTTGTTAAAGGGCAAAAATAATTATTTAATTCGGTTTTTCTTATGACTGACCGAGCTTTATTTAAACTTATTTATCGCGTAGTTAATCAAGATTAATTATTTTAAATCTGTATATCAAATTGTATTCCTCATAATTTGTATATTCGTGATAATCATCAAAAATACCATGAAACTTACACGGCGAATTCTAATTTTTGCCTTTAATATGTAAACATTACCATGTTATATTATACTTTCGATGTAAAAAACAACAGCAGTGAAATTGTTTCAAAAATAAAAATTGAAACAGAAAAGCTGATAGAAGTCTATGATGACGAAATAAAAAGCTATCATAAATATTGCAAAAAATTACCGGATGATGCTCCAAGACATATTGAATATCAAAATATCAACTGTTTACGGAAATTACTTTCGGAAGCAAAAACAGATATTGATTTTGCAGAAAAGAATGATTATGTACAATCTTTTTCAATTAAAATAATGATTCGTAAAGATTTTCATTCAATATTTTGTAAAAAATGCAGTCAGGAATATTCTCCTGAAGAAATTATTTACGAAACATGGTCTCAGGGAGAAAGTTTATTTGCTTCGGGAGGAAAAACTTTATCGTGTAAAAACAACCATTTTCTTTTCGGGTATATGGAATGGAACTCATAACAAAAAATAAAAATTTCTGGTATTATTAATTTTTAAATAGTAATTTTCTTTACTTTTATTCTATGAAAAAGCTGATTCTTCGTTACCATTTCTTTGTTTTAGGGTTAATTGGCTTTATTTTGAGTTCATGCAATACGAGAAAATTTAAAGTCTGGGTGGGAACAAATAACGAACAGAAAATTTACAATCTGAAGTACGGGGAACATAAAAGGCAGAAAGCAGACATCTTTCTTCCTTCGAATTATCCTGAAAATTCTCCCGTTGTTTTATTAATTCATGGCGGAGCATGGACTCTGGGCAAAAAAGAACACATGATCCAAATTCAGAAAATGCTCTTTAAAAATAATATTCCGACCATTAATATGAATTACCGGCTGGTTTCAAAGTCAAAAAAAATCACGTACCGCGAACAGCTTGAAGACATAAATTTAGTGATTGCCAAATTCAATGAACTGGCGCAGAGAGCAGAACTTCAGCCTAACAATTATATTCTTCTGGGAGAAAGTGCGGGAGGTCATCTTGCTTTACTCTACGGTTATCAGAATCCTGATAAAGTAAAAAAGATCATTTCCTTAAGCGGACCGACAGATTTTTATTCTCCGGAATACCTGAATTCATTTTACTCCAAATATTCTTCACCGACTATCCAAAAAGTGGTGGGAACAAAATTCACGCGTGGAAACTTGTCTGAAGAATTTAAAAAAGCCAGTCCGATTGCCCATATTTCGAATGTTCCTACCCTCCATTTTCAGGGTAATCAGGATTTTTTAGTCAGTCCGAAACAGGGAATTGCCTTGGATTCTGCTTTAACGGCACAAAATGTCCCGCATAAATTCATTTACATGAAAAATACAGGTCATGTTCCGCGATTTTTTAACAGAAAGAAAAGAGACAGCATTATTTATCCTAATATTCTGGAGTGGATTAAAAATTAATCTGGTAAATAACTGAAGAACTGCTTTTGCAGTCTCCCCTTATCCTTCAAAGAAAAATCTATAATGATTCAGCAAAAAAATAACCCGCTCAGATAAGCGGGTTAAATATATTTTAAAATGAATTCTTAGTTGTCTTCTTCATCAAAATTATGATTTTCATACTTGGAGAAGTCCTGTTTCTTTCCGAATAAAAATTTGATAATAACCGGAACTGTTGTTATCAGAACAATCACAATAATAATCAGTTCTAATTTTTTCTTAAGATCAATTCCGAACTGATCGATAAATAATTTATCCAGATAATGTCCCGCAAAAATCAATAAAAACGACCAGAGAACCGCCCCGATAATATTATCTCTTAAGAACGCCTTTTTATCCATCTTTACGATCCCTGCCACAATCGGAGTAAATGTTCTTACTACAGGTAAAAATCTTGCCATTATAATAGCCAAAGCGCCATTTTTCTCAAAAAAATCGTGCGCCTGATAAAGATATTTCTTTTTAAAAAGCCATGTATCTTCTTTTTTATATAAAGCAGAACCTGTCTTTCTCCCAAAATAGTAACCTATTTCATTCCCTATAATAGCTGCCAGAGAAACTGATGCCGCTAAGATAAATGTATCGAAAAAATCGCTCCCTGTAGAGCCAAAAGTCTCTCTGATGATATCAATTGAATAAATCCCCGAAACGAAAAGCAATGAATCGCCCGGTAAAAAAAATCCTACAAAAAGACCTGTTTCGGCGAAAATGATAAACAGAATGAGCCAAAATCCTCCAAGCTTGATATAAAACTCCGGATTTAATAAATCTTTCCAGCTATTGAAATCTTCCATACATTTTGATAAGTAACAAAAATAGGATTAATAAACGTCAATCGGAAATTAATTATAAGATTTTAACGAAATTTAAACATCGTCCTACAATTCCATATCATCATCTGAAACCGCCGTTCCATCCGCCATCAGGAAAGCTTTCAGGAACGGAGTGA
Encoded proteins:
- a CDS encoding DUF808 domain-containing protein, whose translation is MASGFFAILDDIAALMDDVAVTSKIATQKTAGILGDDLAVNAEKATGFLSSRELPVLWAITKGSFINKLIILPIVFLLNWLYPPAINYVLILGGLYLAFEGVEKIIEFLFHRDKKGHEVVEEAEEEDLNSEETEKAKIKSAITTDFILSIEIVIIALGTVLEESHPFITQILVTSLVAFIATVGVYGIVALIVRMDDAGFKLIRKSNDKGIIGKLGHLLVKALPIVIKALGVIGTIALIMVAGGIFAHRIEYFHHILPSWSSDKILMVLKEVILGLTGGLLAVAVFTIGKALFSLVKRA
- a CDS encoding alpha/beta hydrolase produces the protein MKKLILRYHFFVLGLIGFILSSCNTRKFKVWVGTNNEQKIYNLKYGEHKRQKADIFLPSNYPENSPVVLLIHGGAWTLGKKEHMIQIQKMLFKNNIPTINMNYRLVSKSKKITYREQLEDINLVIAKFNELAQRAELQPNNYILLGESAGGHLALLYGYQNPDKVKKIISLSGPTDFYSPEYLNSFYSKYSSPTIQKVVGTKFTRGNLSEEFKKASPIAHISNVPTLHFQGNQDFLVSPKQGIALDSALTAQNVPHKFIYMKNTGHVPRFFNRKKRDSIIYPNILEWIKN
- a CDS encoding DedA family protein, giving the protein MEDFNSWKDLLNPEFYIKLGGFWLILFIIFAETGLFVGFFLPGDSLLFVSGIYSIDIIRETFGSTGSDFFDTFILAASVSLAAIIGNEIGYYFGRKTGSALYKKEDTWLFKKKYLYQAHDFFEKNGALAIIMARFLPVVRTFTPIVAGIVKMDKKAFLRDNIIGAVLWSFLLIFAGHYLDKLFIDQFGIDLKKKLELIIIVIVLITTVPVIIKFLFGKKQDFSKYENHNFDEEDN